In Hemicordylus capensis ecotype Gifberg chromosome 4, rHemCap1.1.pri, whole genome shotgun sequence, the genomic window TTAAAAGTGCCTGAACCATGCTTCAGGTACATCCTTAAGCTGCAGACTGCTGTGCGAAGGGAAGACTGGCAAAAACTGCTGCCTTGTGTCAGATGAGGAGAGAGGAGAATATGGAGATGTCCTTCTTCCTCTCCAGCacagaaacaggggtcatcccatgaaactggttgtaAGAAAATTTaagcattttttcacacaacacacaatctatggaattttctgccacgggaCGTGGTGATGACCACTAATTTGGATTCGTTTAAGTAAGGCTTAGACATATTCACAGGGGACAAGTCTATcacagtggctactagtcttgatggctatatgttacctccaggttcagaagcaggatgcctctgaataccagttgcagggcagaaacagcaggagagggggcatgctttcatctcctgtttgtgagcttcccagaggcatctggtgggccactgtggaaacagagtgctggactagatgtcgttggcctgatccagcaaggctcttaagTTCTCACAATGCAACCTAGTATAAATATACCCAGAGCAAGATTTGAAGCTAGAAGACAGGTTAACACCCTAGCTTGTCCCATCTGCAAAACAGAAATAGTATTTATCAAGCTACTCTGAAAACCAACAGCTAATTATTTTAAAGCCCTGACATATTAAAAGTAGCTTCTGCAAGTCACTGAAATAGTATGCTTGCACTTAAACCAGCTCAGCCCCACTGAGTAGTCAACAATCTTCTAGATGGCAGAGTTGTAATCTTAAACATTCCCACTTGGGAGAAATTCAACAAGTCAGTTGTTTGTTTATACACTGAAAACCTGAATCCAGTCACACTATGTCCCAATTTTTATGAACTAATACCCTTGTAACCTCTCTTTTTGTTCCTTTTCCCAATATGGACTAATGCACTTGGGTGAGTCAGTTTCACAAGTGGTCTCAAGTGCTGGCAAAATCCGTCATAACATAAAATACCAAAAGAACACACAAAGCACAGCTGCCCTTTGCTGCTAATTTAAATTTTGTGCAAAACCAACATAAACTGGAGAAAGTGATTTAATAAATATGGGAGAAAAATAACGGAAATTTGATTAAACAAATTTGATGTGCTGAAAACTGTACAAACCACATATATTTGCTTATGTTTAGCCTATTTTGGTTTTAACTCATAAGGAATGAGTTGTAGTAACTgataggttaaaaaaaagtagACATTTGAGCTAGTTGGCAAATCTCTCGTTTGAGAGAGTAGCTGCTTTTGCATTTAGCCAGAATGAACAAAAAGCATTCAGCTCTCAAGTGTTTACATACATGAAATAATGCTGGATCAAAAATAAATCAATGTGAATAAAAAAATCAGGCATGAAAAAATGGACAATAGCAACATTTATAAGTTTACAAGTTGCTAAAGTTCTGTTTCTCAAATTCAACATCTATGTAAGAGAATTTCAAATGTCAACTGAATTAGCATATGAATTTGTCAAGTCTGATGAGAAAAAATGTGTACAGACAGACTTGATTTTACATCTGTAACAAACATACCTGTCCCAGTCAAAAGTCCAGCACTCTTCTTTCGTGCATAAGCGCGTAAGTGGTTGGACAGGCTAACAGCACTTGTAAACGCCGTATTGCAATGCACACACGTTCTAAGCTTCACAGGCATACCTATCATTCAAAAGAAAACTATAATCCAgttctctctttaaaaatgaaaCTCTCAAATTGTTTTGAAAAATTCGCTATTAAGTTGTTTCAAGTATGTTCACTGCATCAGTTCAATTGCTTCAAATATTAGAAGTTGGGATCCAAACTCATGGCTATTACTTTCATATGTAGCATTTAGCACAAAACATGCTATTTTGTAAGAAAAATGGAAGGCGTGATTTGAATCCCTAAGCTTCTCTGAATTTAACACCTATTATCACTTTCCTGCCGATCTTCACATTACACAGATTATTTCCTAACCCCAAAATACAATCCTGCGATTTGAAAAGCACAATTCTGTTAAGAAGTTTCAAAGCTTGCAACGTTCCCAATAAAGAGAATTAGAAAGTCTAGTTGACAAAGTGGTAATTAAAGTGTTTTACCCACAAGACTGTAAAAGGCTCAATACTAAATTAGGTTGCTGATGAAGGCTGGGAGAAAAAGGTGGTAACACACACCACTGCACAGCTGTTAGACAAAACATTTTATTCAGTGCATTTTATCTTCATTACTTTGAATGCGCAATCAATAATGAAAGTTAATGATTTGTAGGTTTTGCTAAAATCTTTGTGCTAAATAAATGATCAACAAACATCTTCGTTATCACAGGATAGAACACACAGTGAAACAATACTAAACTACATCAGACAAAGAAACTACTCTAAAAATACTTTCTTCAATTTtactttcacacacacccctaaaagttTTTACTACCCTTCTTAGAAAGATATTGCCTTGAACAACATAACCAACATTTCCCCCCTATATTATAATGTaacttgggtttgttttttattatttgcaAGCCTTGTATCAACAAATAATAGCCAGCTGTTGGGAAATTAATTATTAGATATACTGAAATACAACTAGGTACTCACTatataaagtaagtgtgtgtgtgtgtgtgtgtgtgtgtgtgtgtgtgtgtgtgtgtgtaaaatgtaaTGCTGCTTGGAGACAAGCTTAAGATTATAAATTTTAGTAACTAAAGTAGCAGTGTGAAATAACTGTCAAACCAAATTTAGATTAGGGGTCTTATTTATAACTATTAATATTATGCAtgaaggtggtttttttttgtatttttgggTGGCCTAGGAGATATGCCGCCTAACATTAAGCAGTACTAATACAAGGCAGCAAAGTACTTCATGTTTAGCAAGCTACAGCTCAGCTTTATCTTCCAAATTCAAATGAAACCTAGTCCAAGCAGCCAGCTTTACTGGAAAATCTCTCAGAGAACCCTACCGCCAAACATATTCAATTGTACCATATGCAGCTTTACAAGCATGATGTTACCTGATCTTTTCAGTCAAGTCATCTAAGGCAAATTTtggtgaagacagatcatctttaAACAGTCAAATATAAGAGCAGGAACACAACCAGTAGACTCGTGCAATGTACCTGTTGGCACACTATACAAGTTCAGACTGCATGTAAGGAGGACTGAACGTCGGAATGCTCTCCCATTGAAAATTTCCAATTTTTATATGTGCAGAGAATTGTGCATAGTGTTCTTAATCGTATTACAATCTGATCCCTtacctacagtctgaagtggtacagagcAGCAAGAGACCTGTCATATGAGTGTGTTGATCATGCAACTTGTCTCCTACTGAAGAACGATCAGTAGCACAATTACTATATAATACTGCAGTACTGAAAGAACCAACAAAATGAAAATGAGCGTAACCAAGATCACGCACTTCAGATTACATAAATATTTAGTCAGACTAGAATGAGAAATTATAGCTGCAACAAAGTTTGTGCAGAGGTGTTGTCAAAGGATTCCAGCAGAGTTTCCCTGAGCCATGAGAGCCAAGACTGAAAGACTTATTTAAGAGGAGCATTCTAAACTATGCTATGAACTATGAACAAAGTCATCTACAATATTGAATTGTTAGACAATTCCTAAGAAAATTCGGTTTATAAAACGTCAGGGACTTTGTATCAGAAACCTGATGGCAACAACTGTGTTCAAACGGGACTATGGTTATCGCACTTACTCTCACAAGATAGATATAACCTAGAAGTAGAACAGTCCACATATCAATCCAATTAACCAACCAGGCATGCATTAAAATTAATGTTAACATTTATAGCCTTACCACACATTTACAACAATCCTAACAATATGAGCAGATTACACTTATAGTCTCTAGAAGATGCAAGGACCTCCAGATTTGTCGACTATATTGAGTATCACCATATTTTGTTGACATGGATCCTTAACAACTATAGAGCAAGAGAGCTACTTTTTATTCAGAACTCAAGTTTTTACATGCACAATTGAGGCAATTTTCATATGAAATATACATTCACTATTCTCTTCCTAAAACCTTACAAGGAAAAACACTTTTCAGTGAAAAGAATTATTTTTTAGAAAATAACTGCCATTACTGAAATGATAATAGCTGAGCCAAGCCAGCTATAAAACAAACCTCTTACCTGACTGCATAGTCAAATCCATTTTTTGTGGCTGATACGTCAAAGGACTGTCTTCATCTAATGGAAGAACACATTTTTGAACAAACCTCTTTCTTGCAGTTTGATTTTGGAACTTTTGTGGAGAGATATCAGGATTTCTTTCTTCTCCCAaccttttgtttttcaaaagttCTATCAGTGTAAgtgactgattttttttttcatcatGTAGTACTGATTTTGCTTCATCACATTCATTGAGGAAATTCAGCCCTTCTTCCTCTGACGCAGACACCGATATATCTTCTGTTTTTAGGCCATTGCGGTATGCTTCAAGAGGTATAACATTTTGAGATAAAAAGTCATCATTTGATGAAAGTTTCTGAGCAACAAACGGTCTGGGAATAACACGCCGACTGTTCAATGCTTTCAAGATCTTTTCAtatttttcttcattttgcaTCATCTCATTTAGAACACAGATTGGAGATTTGTGTGCATCCCACTTGGTTTTACCAAGCCTTTTTAGGTGTCCGCGAACATGATTAGATAATCCAATTTTAGTGTCAAACCAACCTCCACAGAGCTGGCATGTGTGTTCTGAAGAACTTTCTGATTTCTCAATAGctagaaagaaaaaaatattagTTTATCAGTTTGCCAGACACTAGGACCCAGCTAGCTACAAAGCATAATAAAGTTTCAAATAAAAGCTACCATGAGAAAGAGAcaggacattttatttatttatttactgttgcatttatataccgcctttcgttaaaagacaaccccaaggcggtttacaaaagttaaaacatacaataaaaagacaataaaagtattaagctaaaaaatataaaaacaaaccaaatttaaaatctataaaatacaagcataaaaacgatacaACAGGTGCTTTACATCCACCACATTCTATATCCCCCTTCACCCTGTGCAACATACTACAGCAAATCTTACCTTTTCTTACTCGTTTAACAGGGGTTCCAGTCACAGTTCTTTTGAAATGCTGCATTTTGTCACTTGTTGCTATCTGCTCAGGTGAAACAACATGGCGCGCTTCATAGCTTAACCCAGCTCTGTGAAGATGCCCACGGACATGATTAGACAATCCAACACCAGTTTCAAACGTTGCTGGACAATATGGACAGGTTTTTTTCTCAAGCGATAAGTCAGTCCAATGGAAAACTGAGTTATGCTTAGGCAATGTTGTGCCTATGTTTTCTAAATTATGAGGATCTTGGAAATCATTCAGGTAATTGCTACCTTCGCCATCTTCataatattcaaaataaaatCCATCATTTTGCTCATATCTAAGAGAGGATTTACCACCAGCTTCTTCTTCAATTTTACCTTTAAATAAAGGGAACAGGTTTACATGCTCCTGATTAATATCACTGTAAGAGCCATCCTCCACAGACCGTGTAGTGTAATCACACAGTTCAACATTATCCCATGAACTTTCATCCTCCGTTTCATAGCTGTCTTTTTTCCCAGCAAGTTTCTGCAAAACAACAACAGTCATTTTATGTAGAAAGTCTGGATAACTGTCCAAATCATCTCCTGTTACAGAGCATTCCCTTTTGGGTCTTTTAACCAATCTTTTTACAGTTACAAGCTTATCTTTATAGACTCCTGGTCTTTTTGCATCATAGTTAAGGGAATCCATAATAAATCTATTATGAGAATTATTTGATGACAATAAAGGTAAGGACCTGACAGATCTTGCAGCGTCCCTTTTTAAGTGTAAAAAATAAGGGCTGCTATATTTTTTAATCCTATGATTTTCATGTTTGTCTCTATATAAATAATTACTGCTAGCTTTGACACTAGCCTTTTGCTTTCCTGCAAGGTGTAAATATTTAGGTTTTTGGCCAGTGCTATTTCTATTCAAAATAGGCTTGTCTGTAGAGCTTTGACTGTACACACTTACAGCTGACTGTGCAACGCTTTTCCGAGCCTTCTGTATCCTGGGGGGTCTCTTGTGAAGTTTTGCAAAGTTACTTGACTGGAACGCAGAGCCAAATGGTCTTTTTGTATCTTGTTTTAGAACAGAGTTCTTTGGAAAGGTAGATGATTGTTTGATCAAATGTTTAGTCCTGCTACCAAACTCTAAAGGTTCCTCTATAGcttgactttttcttttttctaatctAAGCCGGCTACCAAAAGGATCTATACATGATGTTGGGTGCAAGTATTCcacatgtttttttaatatgcttCTGGCTGATGTAGCAAATGGACACAATTTACACATATAGTCAGCTGACTTTTTTGATGATTCCATGTAGGAATCTTTCACTAGTGCCTTTTTCTGTGTTTTTCTCTGGGATATATCTGTAGTGATCATTGAACATTTCACCACTGCCCCATGAGCAATCCCTCGATGGCATTCAAGTTCATTCTCTGTCACTGCCATGAAGTTACATTCCTCACAGCAATAGTACCTTTTATCTTTCTCATGGGTTTTAGCATGCTGCACAAAGGTTTTGGGACAATTGGTACCAAATACACATTGTGGACACTGTAATCGTGCACTCCTACCCTCATCCTGAAGTTCTTTCAATTCACGAATTTCCTCCATCAATTTTTGTCTTCTTTCCTGGTGAATTATCATATGTTTAAGCAGGGAATTGCGGTCTCGAAAGGTCCGGCCACATTCCCTACATGCATAAGGCCTTGGAACATTTAAATGACGAAAGTGACTATTGCCATCCAAGTGATACATCATGTGCCTGTGCAGGTGTTTCTTTTCCCTAAAATTCACATTGCACTTTGTACAGGGATAAAATGATGGCTCATCAGTACTGAAATTAGATGGTGATTCTACATCATCTTGTTCACATTTGTTTAATAGAGTATTAGAAAGAAAAGTGCTAGTGTGAACAGGAGAAGTATCATCTGCACATTTATGACTTGGATTATAAATCAACTGCTGGATGGCATCCACAACTTCCAACTCCTCGTCTGTTGATTCAGGCTTCACTTTTGCTAATGAATATTTCTGCGATTCTACTTGTAGATTCTCACTCTGCTCCAAAAACTCATTATCTAGTGATTCTGAGTTGTCAGGAATATAATTTGATTCATTAAAACAGTCCTCAGTATAACGTGTTATTTTGCTAACAtccatctttctttttctccttttctgtACACCCACTTTAGGTGGAACTGGTGACTTCTCTATAGTGTCTTCATTTGTCATGAGAAATTCTATGAACTCCTTTTGTGGATCCCAGTTTGTATCACTTTCTGTTTTGAAGTCACCTGTACCTGAGGACATGCCAGTTAATGATTTGTTACCATCGTCTTTTTCTAGAGAACTTTTGCTATCCTCACATATATCTACTTGGCTTACTAAAGTGCtgtctgtttttatgctttttcCTATAGACGGCTGTGTATCACAAGTAACTGAAGCAGAGGGAGGTAGTTTTTTTATGGAATGTGACAGGTTCTTAGCATGTGCTGCTTCAGGTAACAAAATCAAAACTTGATTTGAATTTTGGGCTGAAGTCTTTGTAGGAAGCTGAAGATCATGTACCACCTTCACACTTGAGCAGGAATCTGCTTGGTGGTCTACAGTTTGTGCAGTGGTTAATGAAATGCTGCCTTTATTCATATTGGAAGTCTTAGTTAGAGTGGAGTGTGAAACTGGTCCATTAAGAGCAGTTCCTGTAGGCAGGAGAAAGTTTTCACTAGAAACAGTAGGAGCACCAGTGTGTATAAACAGAGACTTCTGGCCTCCGCTTAAGGCTTTTTCATACTTGTCCCTTGATAGCTCTTCAGGCAGAGTTAACGTATTTTTTTGAAATGACGTTTCATTCTCTTGTGATTTGGGAATGCCACTCCTTTTTTCAGAGATGAAATTGCTGTCATCTAGCAGTCCTTCTTTAGCACCAATCTCAGTATTTGTCTTTGTATCATCCATACTGCTGGTTTGCTCTGCCCATTAAGCACATTTAGGCTAGAACATAAACAAAGAGATGCTTATTAGAATTTCTAATCTGTGTAATTGAGAAAGGCAGCTTTTAGATTTCTACTAAACCATTTTAGATTTAAACTTGGGTCAGTTAGAAAGCATTTTTAATATCTGGGAGGACTATTTACTAAATATAACAAACACACACTTAATGAAGAAAGCCTACTTCAGCAAAAGTTATGCCAAGGTCCAAAATCCAATCTCAATTACTGCAGACCTATGCAAATTATTCATGAGACATCTAATTAAGCCATTTTGAACAATTTTACCAGAATAGGGGGAATACACACATTATAACTATTAAGCAAGCAAAGATCACAGAATACAAGCCTCTGGATCCCTCCCCCCTTTAGACTGATAAAACCTACTGTTGTATCATGTTGTAAATgtcaaatgtttaaaaaatgattaagTATTAGGCACATGTATGGTCCAGTGTTCCAGCTCATACCTATCCTGCACCTAGaagccagccacaatggcatacAGGAGCTGCAGAAGTATGGGCTTAGAGACATGGGGTCAGATTATTACAATGTTAAAACAGGTGCATGGAGTGCCACACAGGTTTTTCAGCAGCACTGCACATGGAAGATAATGCTGCTAACTGTATAGcgagacacttttaaaagtaactctttaaaaaggtaccttaaGAAGAGAGCGATTActtcactttgagaacttttcttgaaaagctgtacataaatattatttaaataataatgtcTAAATTGGTCCTGAGTTTCCACAGTAAAATCAATAGTAGAGATTTGATATTTCTTCTCCAACTGTATTTCTTAGTTATAGTTACTACAGATAGGAGAGTGCCCAAATGATGCAGTTGTTAAAGTAGAGGCCCAGATTTAGTGCCAGGTTCCCACACAGGTACAGAAACCATTCTTATGGATGGCCAACGGATCACGTTAAATATTTCATTTGTACTTGCCAAAAAAATCTTAACTCATTTTTCAGTAGAGAACCATATtatgtatgtttaaaaaaaaaaaatcccactagAAGTGGACATTCTTTCATGAATGACATCTATGATTAAAATGAGCTGAAAGCATTGATATGATTATAAAAATGGAAGAATCAGTGTTTCCATAGTGATGAAAGGCTGTAAACAAAGTCAAATATTTAAGAATACAATATCTTACATTGTTGAAACTGATGTGCTGACTTTCATCAAACCTTAATCTCAACATTTAATATCCACTGTATTTTATATTAACAGATTTACAAAGGAACTAAACATAAGACTACCACTAAATCATACTGAATCTTATCACCCTAAAATGGTGATAATGCAGCACTCAGTAGGAGCAACAACAGCACATACACAGAGGTTAAAAATGGGTAACACAAGCCTATTAAGTAGCAATATAAAATGTTAGTGAAATGAAATTTAGGGGCTAAGATATCTCACCGCACTTATTAGCTCTGAAAACTTGAGTAACAAAATGAAGTTTTAATTTTTCAAAGATGTTATGCAGTAGAAAAATTCGTATTTTCTCCATCTTTTTACACTCAGAAAAGCAAATGTATGCTCAGTCAATTTGAAAGTCTATATTAGCTTTTCTCAACAGGAAGCAACGTTGCTAACGAAGTGGTAAATTCAGTGTTAATGAGTGGCTTCACTGTTGCCACCTCTGAGGTAAAACCTTTCAAGTTCCATGTTCTACCCATCTGTTCTGGTGTTAGGGGTTCAGCGAAAGAACAGACGCTTCCCATTTAAAGCAACTTTGTTGGTACCCCCTGAACAGCAGGGTGACAAACTAAGAATATCATGTTTGCTTGGAGACTGCAATTCTCATTATCAGAATGACTTCAGAAAACCTTCTAGAAGTTTGCATCAAGATACCAAGCTGTGTTGCTTctacacacaatttttttttaaagtacaaatGCCAGAGATTTTATTGGTTTTGGATAATAATCCAATACTCTGCTCTTGTCTATACTAGATAAAATTTtattttcagatttatttttatgaCCTACTCGCAGGCACGCCATGTTTAGGAGGATCATGGAGTCAAAAAAAGTTAACTAGAAGTTCAGAAGATAAACTAATTTATTTTCCATACCTCAAGAACAAGCCTAAGCAACACTTACTACAAGGTTAAGTGCTTGACCTCCCCACATTCTACATGGTCAGAAGCTTTAACTCATGCTATCTCCTCATATACATGGTTAAGAAGGATTTCTACAGGACAAGCATGGTTTGTACAGTCCACATGGCAGGTTTTATAGTATGTTAATACACAAGTACCTTAGAGGAAAAGCTGTCTGCCTTTCCAAGGAACATTCCCAACACTTCTGACTATGCATTAAAGCATTAAGCAGATAATGAAGTACTGCTAGATTCTGGCATTAGATTAATATTGCAATGAGACATCCTCCCATGCAAGGTCCAACAAGTTCCATCTCTGCTCATCTTTGGATAGCAATACACACATCTTTCCTCAGGTTTTTTTAGTGCTTCGTGTTAATAGCAAAGTGCTGATGCTGTTTTACTGTTAATGCTGTATTACTGAATCattattttattactgtttttaaattgtgcattttaatgcatttttattcaCTTACATATACTATTGTGATGTTGATTTATATTTTGTTAGCTGTTTCAAGTACTTCTCTAAAAGGACAAGataaagatattttaaataacatcagcatttggaaacatattgttTTCTCAGCAACAGGTTTGGGTTAAAATTTCTAACGATTATACATTTAACTATGTTACATACTGCACTCTTAAATCCTCACAATGGATTAATTTGGTTCTTTGAATaaatttagagcagggattctcaaagttgggtccccagatgtttttggacttcaactcccataatccctagtcccagtggcctttggttgggaattatgggagttgaagtccaataacatctggggacccaactttgagaatccctgatttagagacATTCTTTGTTAATTTTAACTTGAGACTCCCAAAGTATTAATCACATTGGGCCACATCCCAGCTCCACTGGAAGAATTGCAAGCATCCTAGCTCCATGACAAGGATGTAGATGCTATAGTGTGTATTAGACATCTGAAACTGAAAAGTAAGAAATAAGTGCAGATTGATGAGAAATCCATTAACTCATATTCTATATTATTGCAATTTGCTGTTTCAACATTAGGATTAAATTAAgatatgtgggggggggaaacaacaagGAACTGAATTAATACAGGCACCTCACAAAAGCTGGTAATAACATATAGGCCCAATGCTATACAGTTTTCTCAGAACTATTCAATGGAACTCTGTGTGATATAACTTCACCTTACGTCTAGAAATCTCTAAAAGTACCTCTGACAGATTTCAACATTCCTGTTTTTCAAAATGCCAGCACTGACTTGTGCTTTAATTTTTACCAAGTAAGTTTCTTCATCTGAGGTTGTAAAGGCTGAAACAGTTTAATGAGTTTCAAATTCAAAGCACTTTGGCTAAAATTTCATATCACAAATCATTACACTAAAAGCCAACATATGAACAGCTGCAGGAGAAACACACTTGCTAAACATTTGTTTGTGAAAAACACTTTCAAAATAAGCACATGCTATAGGGagtcaaaagtcatttaaatcaGATTATTTAGTACTACATACATCAAAGAAACTACAAATTAAGGGTAACTATGACCCGAGGTATACATTGTGCTGAAAATATGGGATCTCTGTCTACAAATCCTAAAGATATGCTAGCACCAAGTTTAAATTTAGATTTACTTGGAGTTATTTGTTAAGTTATTTCTAATTCTACCAGTGTAAGGGTAGTTTATGACGCAGTGTTTGAGCtattctcctcccttccccccttgAAAAACTAAGAACAAGCTCCTCTAAAATATCTCCTTAGCTTTTTTGTTCACATAAACATTTCATTTTCCAGAAAAATCATAATGAGTTCTGCAGCTATAGCTGCCTGTAGCCATATAATGTAAGCTTTAAGAAATGAAGCACAAAGGTCAGATCTGTCTTCAAGATGACAGATCATCACTTAAATGCCTTAGGCTAGTCTTATTGTCTCGGAAATCTCAAACATCAGTATTTTTGCAAACTATCAGCACTTGCTATAACACCCTTACTACACTACATCTTGAGGTTACTACAGAAGAAATGAGGTGATAATTGCATATTAACATAATTATTCTGTAATCCCCTCTGAGCAAGCTTCCTAGGTCACTCAGTAATTCAGATTAAATTCAACCTTCCTGTCATTATCTATGCTGCCCACTTTCTGTTCATTAAGTATTCTATGAAACAAAATACACTTAATTTTATTCTTTTATGTACATTATTAATTGTATTTATTACAAGTAGGTTAATATTCATTGAATACCTGTTTCATAATGGCAACCTTTTCCATGCAATATGGTTACACGAATTAGAACAGTGTCCTCATTCAAATGCTAGCTCATTTAACCACATAACCAAATTAAATGTTATGCTAGTGCCCACTAGCACAGTTATAGT contains:
- the ZNF644 gene encoding zinc finger protein 644 isoform X4 produces the protein MDDTKTNTEIGAKEGLLDDSNFISEKRSGIPKSQENETSFQKNTLTLPEELSRDKYEKALSGGQKSLFIHTGAPTVSSENFLLPTGTALNGPVSHSTLTKTSNMNKGSISLTTAQTVDHQADSCSSVKVVHDLQLPTKTSAQNSNQVLILLPEAAHAKNLSHSIKKLPPSASVTCDTQPSIGKSIKTDSTLVSQVDICEDSKSSLEKDDGNKSLTGMSSGTGDFKTESDTNWDPQKEFIEFLMTNEDTIEKSPVPPKVGVQKRRKRKMDVSKITRYTEDCFNESNYIPDNSESLDNEFLEQSENLQVESQKYSLAKVKPESTDEELEVVDAIQQLIYNPSHKCADDTSPVHTSTFLSNTLLNKCEQDDVESPSNFSTDEPSFYPCTKCNVNFREKKHLHRHMMYHLDGNSHFRHLNVPRPYACRECGRTFRDRNSLLKHMIIHQERRQKLMEEIRELKELQDEGRSARLQCPQCVFGTNCPKTFVQHAKTHEKDKRYYCCEECNFMAVTENELECHRGIAHGAVVKCSMITTDISQRKTQKKALVKDSYMESSKKSADYMCKLCPFATSARSILKKHVEYLHPTSCIDPFGSRLRLEKRKSQAIEEPLEFGSRTKHLIKQSSTFPKNSVLKQDTKRPFGSAFQSSNFAKLHKRPPRIQKARKSVAQSAKLAGKKDSYETEDESSWDNVELCDYTTRSVEDGSYSDINQEHVNLFPLFKGKIEEEAGGKSSLRYEQNDGFYFEYYEDGEGSNYLNDFQDPHNLENIGTTLPKHNSVFHWTDLSLEKKTCPYCPATFETGVGLSNHVRGHLHRAGLSYEARHVVSPEQIATSDKMQHFKRTVTGTPVKRVRKAIEKSESSSEHTCQLCGGWFDTKIGLSNHVRGHLKRLGKTKWDAHKSPICVLNEMMQNEEKYEKILKALNSRRVIPRPFVAQKLSSNDDFLSQNVIPLEAYRNGLKTEDISVSASEEEGLNFLNECDEAKSVLHDEKKNQSLTLIELLKNKRLGEERNPDISPQKFQNQTARKRFVQKCVLPLDEDSPLTYQPQKMDLTMQSGMPVKLRTCVHCNTAFTSAVSLSNHLRAYARKKSAGLLTGTAIDCKQKKSRSRSGSKKKNLPLPHGADEVYILRCRFCGLVFRGPLSVQEDWIKHLQRHIVNANLPRTGAGMVEVTSLLKKPASITETSFSFLMAEAAS
- the ZNF644 gene encoding zinc finger protein 644 isoform X2 encodes the protein MDDTKTNTEIGAKEGLLDDSNFISEKRSGIPKSQENETSFQKNTLTLPEELSRDKYEKALSGGQKSLFIHTGAPTVSSENFLLPTGTALNGPVSHSTLTKTSNMNKGSISLTTAQTVDHQADSCSSVKVVHDLQLPTKTSAQNSNQVLILLPEAAHAKNLSHSIKKLPPSASVTCDTQPSIGKSIKTDSTLVSQVDICEDSKSSLEKDDGNKSLTGMSSGTGDFKTESDTNWDPQKEFIEFLMTNEDTIEKSPVPPKVGVQKRRKRKMDVSKITRYTEDCFNESNYIPDNSESLDNEFLEQSENLQVESQKYSLAKVKPESTDEELEVVDAIQQLIYNPSHKCADDTSPVHTSTFLSNTLLNKCEQDDVESPSNFSTDEPSFYPCTKCNVNFREKKHLHRHMMYHLDGNSHFRHLNVPRPYACRECGRTFRDRNSLLKHMIIHQERRQKLMEEIRELKELQDEGRSARLQCPQCVFGTNCPKTFVQHAKTHEKDKRYYCCEECNFMAVTENELECHRGIAHGAVVKCSMITTDISQRKTQKKALVKDSYMESSKKSADYMCKLCPFATSARSILKKHVEYLHPTSCIDPFGSRLRLEKRKSQAIEEPLEFGSRTKHLIKQSSTFPKNSVLKQDTKRPFGSAFQSSNFAKLHKRPPRIQKARKSVAQSAVSVYSQSSTDKPILNRNSTGQKPKYLHLAGKQKASVKASSNYLYRDKHENHRIKKYSSPYFLHLKRDAARSVRSLPLLSSNNSHNRFIMDSLNYDAKRPGVYKDKLVTVKRLVKRPKRECSVTGDDLDSYPDFLHKMTVVVLQKLAGKKDSYETEDESSWDNVELCDYTTRSVEDGSYSDINQEHVNLFPLFKGKIEEEAGGKSSLRYEQNDGFYFEYYEDGEGSNYLNDFQDPHNLENIGTTLPKHNSVFHWTDLSLEKKTCPYCPATFETGVGLSNHVRGHLHRAGLSYEARHVVSPEQIATSDKMQHFKRTVTGTPVKRVRKAIEKSESSSEHTCQLCGGWFDTKIGLSNHVRGHLKRLGKTKWDAHKSPICVLNEMMQNEEKYEKILKALNSRRVIPRPFVAQKLSSNDDFLSQNVIPLEAYRNGLKTEDISVSASEEEGLNFLNECDEAKSVLHDEKKNQSLTLIELLKNKRLGEERNPDISPQKFQNQTARKRFVQKCVLPLDEDSPLTYQPQKMDLTMQSAIDCKQKKSRSRSGSKKKNLPLPHGADEVYILRCRFCGLVFRGPLSVQEDWIKHLQRHIVNANLPRTGAGMVEVTSLLKKPASITETSFSFLMAEAAS